In Primulina huaijiensis isolate GDHJ02 chromosome 16, ASM1229523v2, whole genome shotgun sequence, a single genomic region encodes these proteins:
- the LOC140960910 gene encoding AT-hook motif nuclear-localized protein 20-like, producing MANPWWTGGQMGLQGVEPSALMTNKMNLSINEKSGGGSSSRGGDEDDDKDNSDEPREGAVEVGNRRPRGRPPGSKNKPKPPIFVTRDSPNALRSHIMEVSGGTDVAESIAQFARRRQRGVCVLSGSGCVANVTIRQPSATSAAVALQGRFEILSLTGAFLPGPAPPGATGLTVYLSGGQGQVVGGSVVGPLVAAGPVMVVAATFTNATYERLPLEEDDEAGGSAQAPPINSGGGGVSSPGIVAQQKHAMADHSSMPIYNLTPNLLPNNGQLNHDSYAWNHPRPPY from the coding sequence ATGGCGAATCCATGGTGGACCGGCGGCCAGATGGGTTTGCAAGGAGTTGAACCATCAGCTCTGATGACTAATAAAATGAACCTTTCGATTAACGAGAAGAGCGGTGGCGGAAGCAGCAGCCGCGGTGGAGATGAAGATGATGACAAGGACAACAGTGACGAGCCGAGAGAAGGAGCCGTCGAGGTGGGTAACCGCCGCCCCCGCGGCAGACCACCGGGATCCAAGAACAAACCCAAGCCTCCGATTTTCGTGACACGCGACAGCCCCAACGCGCTTCGCAGCCACATCATGGAAGTTTCCGGTGGCACCGACGTGGCGGAGAGCATAGCGCAGTTTGCTCGCCGCCGGCAGCGAGGTGTTTGCGTGCTCAGCGGCAGCGGCTGTGTCGCCAACGTGACTATACGCCAGCCCTCTGCAACCTCAGCAGCTGTCGCGCTCCAAGGACGATTCGAAATCCTTTCTTTGACAGGGGCTTTTCTTCCTGGTCCAGCTCCGCCCGGAGCCACCGGGTTGACGGTTTACCTGTCCGGCGGTCAGGGTCAGGTTGTGGGCGGCAGCGTTGTTGGTCCTCTAGTGGCGGCAGGTCCTGTTATGGTGGTTGCAGCTACGTTTACAAACGCTACTTATGAAAGATTACCTCTCGAAGAAGATGATGAAGCAGGTGGCTCAGCTCAGGCACCGCCTATCAACAGTGGAGGCGGTGGTGTTTCTTCTCCAGGAATCGTGGCGCAGCAGAAGCATGCGATGGCTGATCATTCATCTATGCCAATCTACAATTTGACCCCAAATTTACTGCCAAATAATGGACAACTGAATCATGATTCATATGCCTGGAACCATCCTAGGCCACCATATTAA